GCCACGGCCCGTGCGAGTGGGGGCAACACGGCCACGGTGGCGGGCAGGGCCGGGGCGTCGGCGGGGGCGTCGTCCAGTCGAGGCCCCCAAGCGCGGAAGGCCGCCACCGCGGCCAGCAGCACCAGGAAGGCCGCGGCCACGCGTCCCACCCAGTCGCCCCAGCGCACCATCAGCGTGGCCGGCGGCTCGCCCACCGGCAGATCGCCGATCACCAGCGTGCGTTCGCCCACCTTCGTGCCGGCGACCACCGTGCCCGTGCGGTCGATGGCAGCGCTGTGGCCGTTCGACGTGACGCGGAACTGCGGCAGGCGGGTCTCGATGCTGCGGAACGCCGCGGCGGTCTGGTGCATCGCCATGCCGAGCGGATCGGCGGTGAACCAGGCGTCGTTCGACATCGTCACGATGGCCTGCGCGCCCAGCCGGGCGCCGTCGATCGCGAGGCCGGTGTCGACGTCGTCGAGGCAGATCATCGGCAGCACCGGGACCTCGCGCCCGTCGCGCAGGCGCAGCGGGAAGACGCGCGCGCCGGTGCCGGGCCTCCAGGTGCCGGTCCAGGGCAGCCACTCCCGCAGCAGCTCGCCATCGAGCCATGCCGGCACGTATTCGGTGAAGGCGAAGAGACGGGTCTTGCGGTAGAAGCCGAGCGGCCCCACGCCTGGGTCCACGAATGCGGCGGCGTTGTACTCGCCCTCCGCGTCGGTGTCGTAGGTGCCGAACACGAAGGGTACGCCCGCGGCCCGCACGATGCCGACGATCTCCTGGTCGAGCTCGGCGCCGGCCTCGGTCTTCGGGTGGCCGAAGGTCAGCGGGTACACGGTCTCGGTCCACAGCACCGCGTCCGCGTGCTGGCGTTCGATCGCGTCGTAGGACATCGCGTAGTGCGTGTCGAGCACCTCGCGCAGCACGGCCTCGGCGCCCTTCTCGCGGCGCAGGCGGTCGTAGTCGGTGATGTTCGACTGCACGAGGCCCACGCGCATCGGCCGTTCCGCGGGCGCCGGCCGATCGGCCAGGCGCGACAGCGCGGCCTGTCCGTACCCGGCCAGCAGCAGCGGCACCAGCGCGGCCAGTCCGAGCGGCCAGGCGACGTCGCGGACACGGCCGGCCCGGTGCGCGAAGGCCGAGGCGAGGCCTTCGTTCGCGAGCAGCAGCAGCACGGTCAACCCGGCTGTGCCCCCCACGTCGGCGGCCTGCCGCAGCAGTGCGGACGGGTACAGCCCGTAGCCGAGCGTGTCCCCCAGCAGCTTCGGGAGCAGCCACTCCGCCGCCACCCAGGCCGACGCGCCGGCCGGCGCGCGCAGCGCCCGGCCGTGACGACGGCCCGCGGCGTGGCGCACCACCGCGAAGGCGATGAACTGCGGCTGCAGCAGCGGCGCGGCGAGCAGCAGCACCGCCATGCCCGCGGGCGTGCCCACCTGGGCGTAGCTGCCGATCGCGGTGCCGAACCAGCCGAACGCGGCGGCCGTGAAGGCGACCGACATCCCCCAGCCGCTCAGCAGCGCACCCGCGAACGAACGGGTGGTGTCGAGCGATCGCAACCAGGGCACGAAGGCGAGGAAGCCGAGCGCCCAGGCGCCCCGCGCGAAGAGGCCGGCCAGCGCGGCGCTGGCGAGGACACCGGCCACCAGGTGGACGCCGGGCCGGGAAAGCAGGGACGGAGGATTCACTTGTCGGGCGCGAGGGCAGAGGGGATCACGACACGGCGCAGCGGCAGGCCCGGCGGGGCCTGTTCCGGCCGCACGACACGGTCCGCGGGGATCGCGATCGGTCGGCCCGCGGCGTCGAGGACCTGGCGGTCTTGCGCGTACATCAGGATGGGCTCGATGTCCTGGCCGTCGTCGGTGGTCTGGAAGTGGCGGACGTAGCCGTCGGGCAGCACGAAGTCCGCGGGGACGGCGAGCCCCACGAGGTTGGGCCGCGTGTCGGGCGGGCTGAAAGCGCCGATGCCGGTGTGCACGCCGGCCGCATGCAGGCGGTCGAGCACGTCCTTCATCGTCGGCTGTTCACCGGGGTTGAGGTAGCTGCGCAGGTCGGGGGTGAGGTCGCCGTCGGCCTCGCGCACGGGCGATGCGGGCGATGGTCGGGAGGGCTCCGCGGCGGCAGTGATTGCCGATGCCGCCGTCGCGACCCGCTCCGGCGGCGGCACCGCTTCGAACGGAACCAGCGCACGGGGCCGCGCCGTGGGCACACCCGCGCCCGTGGGCGGGTCCGCCGGCAGCGTCAGCCAGTACAACCCCCCGCCGGCGACGCACAGCGCCACCAGCAGGAGACCGAACGAGGGGCGGAACGTCCCTCGTCCGTGCGCCGCGCCCGTTCCGTTCATCGGCGCCCCGCGACGGCTCAGGGCGCCGTCGGGTTGCCGACGGACATCGCCCAGCCGGTGCGCTCGTGGGCGTAGCGGTCCCAGATCGGGCTCTTGCCGTTCGTGAACGACGTGTAGCGCGGCGAAGCCGAGCCCGAGGCCGTGCCGGTCAGGCCCGTGGAGACGCTGCCGCCGGTGAAGGTCGGGTGCGTGTCGTCCGACTGGATGTAGTCGTACGTCGTGCTGGCCGTGATCTGCTTCAGGTTGGCGTCCTTGATCGTCGACCGCAGCGTCTTCGTGATGCGGGTGACGTAGGAGGCTTCGCTCTCGCCCGGCACGTACTTGA
This genomic stretch from Piscinibacter gummiphilus harbors:
- the lnt gene encoding apolipoprotein N-acyltransferase, encoding MNPPSLLSRPGVHLVAGVLASAALAGLFARGAWALGFLAFVPWLRSLDTTRSFAGALLSGWGMSVAFTAAAFGWFGTAIGSYAQVGTPAGMAVLLLAAPLLQPQFIAFAVVRHAAGRRHGRALRAPAGASAWVAAEWLLPKLLGDTLGYGLYPSALLRQAADVGGTAGLTVLLLLANEGLASAFAHRAGRVRDVAWPLGLAALVPLLLAGYGQAALSRLADRPAPAERPMRVGLVQSNITDYDRLRREKGAEAVLREVLDTHYAMSYDAIERQHADAVLWTETVYPLTFGHPKTEAGAELDQEIVGIVRAAGVPFVFGTYDTDAEGEYNAAAFVDPGVGPLGFYRKTRLFAFTEYVPAWLDGELLREWLPWTGTWRPGTGARVFPLRLRDGREVPVLPMICLDDVDTGLAIDGARLGAQAIVTMSNDAWFTADPLGMAMHQTAAAFRSIETRLPQFRVTSNGHSAAIDRTGTVVAGTKVGERTLVIGDLPVGEPPATLMVRWGDWVGRVAAAFLVLLAAVAAFRAWGPRLDDAPADAPALPATVAVLPPLARAVAGLLRAFARGSLLWMAAAFLVGDGSLPSNTLALIRLFTTLCLVPELAAWLVLRAFAARATLESEMLVLTQGRQRLAFPVTEIAEVTPWRVPVPGAGASLRMASGERLHLVHAHPAALARVLTDARGGASPTAAPLTFTTVRTTTRRGWLDHPLVKFAGLSFLLAVPAFVLHQNINFGDPLGEYHAYGPAAYLTGFALWWASWAIGVVVTAAALRAVTEAGTLLSVAARPRMAIAVRRGLERLGLAVLYLGMPAWLAFRIYGG